The following coding sequences lie in one Mucilaginibacter sp. KACC 22773 genomic window:
- a CDS encoding acyltransferase family protein translates to MANTIVGDKATSTSRPRLLSLDFFRGFTVAAMILVNDPGDWGHIYWPLEHSKWNGCTPTDLVFPFFLFMVGVSIVYAMQGKKSDEANHGKAILSILRRTLIIVALGVCLPLISDFQFAHLRFPGVLQRIGVVFGITAIMYLKTNTRTQIMIAVSCLMGYYLIMTFVPVPGVAHPNLEKETNLGAYIDRIVFTTNHLWQASKTWDPEGLLGTIPAIGTCLLGVFAGTWLKSDRLKNGNEILKLTGAGVLLVILGLVWNTFFPINKQLWTSSFVLFTAGLAIIILSLSYWLIDVKGYKKILPPFLAFGRNAIAAYVLADVIPEILSIIPVTDNGHKTNIWSYMYFHLLTPNFSPENASLISAILTVIIIFIPVWILYIKKITVKI, encoded by the coding sequence ATGGCAAATACAATAGTTGGCGATAAGGCCACCAGTACCAGCAGGCCGCGACTACTTTCGCTTGATTTTTTTCGCGGCTTTACCGTTGCGGCTATGATCCTGGTAAATGATCCCGGCGATTGGGGGCATATTTACTGGCCGCTGGAACACTCTAAATGGAATGGATGCACCCCCACCGACCTGGTGTTTCCCTTCTTTCTTTTTATGGTGGGGGTATCCATCGTTTATGCTATGCAGGGCAAAAAGTCAGATGAAGCAAATCATGGTAAAGCTATCCTTTCTATACTGCGACGCACATTAATCATCGTTGCATTAGGCGTTTGCCTGCCATTGATCAGCGATTTTCAGTTTGCGCATCTTCGCTTCCCCGGCGTATTACAGCGCATAGGGGTGGTGTTTGGCATTACTGCCATTATGTACCTGAAAACGAATACCCGAACACAAATTATGATAGCTGTGAGTTGTCTAATGGGCTATTATTTAATCATGACTTTTGTGCCGGTACCTGGCGTAGCTCACCCCAACCTTGAAAAGGAGACCAATTTGGGCGCTTATATCGATAGGATAGTTTTTACCACCAATCATCTTTGGCAGGCCTCGAAAACCTGGGACCCCGAAGGGCTGTTGGGCACTATACCCGCTATTGGTACCTGTTTGTTAGGCGTATTTGCCGGCACCTGGCTTAAAAGCGACCGGCTTAAAAACGGCAACGAAATTTTAAAACTTACCGGTGCGGGCGTGCTGCTGGTGATACTTGGCTTAGTATGGAACACGTTTTTCCCTATCAATAAACAATTGTGGACAAGCTCATTCGTGCTGTTTACCGCCGGGCTGGCTATTATTATCCTGTCGTTATCGTATTGGCTTATTGATGTAAAAGGCTATAAAAAAATCCTGCCGCCATTCCTTGCCTTCGGCCGCAATGCCATAGCCGCCTATGTTTTAGCCGATGTGATTCCGGAGATATTATCCATCATCCCGGTTACCGATAACGGGCATAAAACAAATATCTGGTCGTACATGTACTTTCACCTCCTTACGCCCAATTTTTCGCCAGAGAATGCGTCGCTGATATCGGCCATACTTACGGTTATCATTATATTTATCCCTGTTTGGATATTGTACATCAAAAAAATCACCGTAAAAATTTAA
- a CDS encoding beta-N-acetylhexosaminidase, whose amino-acid sequence MSNISIKYLAAIFISTCISLQVKAQLHIIPQPLHITEQKGSFVLSSKAVIGVDKESEAVGKYLQTYLATYYKLNLKLKVYPKVPAATAIQLVTTVTNKEGAYNLVVKPGTVKIAGNGAGVFYGVQSLIQLLPGRAVAPLKLAACRVADEPRFQWRGLSLDVSRHFFTVDEVKRYIDVMAHYKLNVFHWHLTDDEGWRIQINKYPKLTEVGAKITYYEKQGKFRKLDNLIDGGGRDGFYTQAEIKEVVKYAQDRFVTILPEIEMPGHSEAAIFAYPELGCQDSTGAKHRVRMLDPGEYTFTFMENVLTEVMALFPNQYIHIGGDEAEMVDWLKSPTAVALMKKEGLKSEKEVQSYFIKRIEKFLLSKNKRLIGWDEILQGGLAESATVMSWQGEAGGIAAAKMHHHVVMTPLPYMYFDAPQAAEDLEPVGWNPTVTWQMVYNYEPMSKELNAEEAKYILGAQGNIWAEKVPTATHLQYMVYPRALAVAELTWSAAENKDIDRFAYKMKQQYGYFKLWNWNARLPDIVGMDNIVTNSNQFGLVLKYPLLGAQVRYSLNGKMPDSTAKPQSFPIKINTMLQDTFNIKTYTTWTLNKQHILQEAMIRHVDVKPVVIDQAAFTPGFSYRLFKSKEYNIDKVDTTQVVTTAIINSATPMVLPVTDGNLTWVKVNGFIRINSDGDYQLTSGFLVSPALFINGEQIIYRGKDKYAQPQKGMLHLKKGAYAISGHYIADNTNRNEDLLIIKADDGKVIDPQVYMFHQ is encoded by the coding sequence ATGAGCAACATCAGCATAAAGTATTTAGCCGCGATTTTTATAAGTACTTGTATCAGTTTACAGGTAAAGGCACAGCTACACATTATACCGCAGCCTTTGCACATAACCGAACAAAAGGGCAGCTTTGTTTTAAGCAGTAAAGCAGTTATCGGGGTTGATAAAGAAAGCGAGGCTGTAGGTAAATACCTGCAAACCTATCTTGCTACTTATTATAAGCTGAATTTGAAGCTTAAAGTTTATCCTAAAGTTCCGGCTGCTACAGCTATCCAATTGGTAACCACGGTAACCAATAAAGAAGGCGCTTATAATCTGGTGGTAAAACCCGGCACGGTAAAAATAGCGGGCAATGGTGCCGGCGTGTTTTACGGGGTACAATCATTAATTCAATTATTACCGGGGCGGGCCGTTGCTCCTTTAAAATTAGCAGCATGCCGAGTTGCCGATGAGCCCCGCTTTCAGTGGCGTGGTTTAAGCCTGGATGTAAGCCGCCATTTTTTTACGGTTGATGAGGTTAAAAGGTATATTGATGTGATGGCGCATTACAAACTGAATGTATTTCATTGGCACTTAACCGATGATGAGGGCTGGCGCATCCAGATTAACAAATACCCAAAACTGACCGAAGTTGGTGCTAAGATCACCTATTATGAAAAACAGGGGAAATTTCGCAAGCTGGATAATTTGATTGATGGTGGTGGCAGGGATGGGTTTTATACCCAGGCTGAGATTAAAGAAGTGGTAAAATACGCGCAGGACAGGTTTGTAACCATCCTGCCCGAAATTGAAATGCCCGGCCACAGCGAAGCGGCTATATTTGCTTATCCCGAATTAGGCTGCCAGGATTCCACCGGTGCCAAACACCGTGTACGCATGCTGGATCCGGGCGAGTATACTTTTACATTTATGGAAAACGTGCTTACCGAAGTGATGGCGCTTTTTCCTAACCAATACATTCACATTGGCGGCGATGAAGCCGAAATGGTGGATTGGCTGAAAAGCCCTACAGCAGTAGCCCTGATGAAAAAGGAGGGCCTGAAAAGCGAGAAAGAAGTACAAAGCTATTTTATTAAACGAATAGAAAAATTCCTGCTCTCCAAAAACAAAAGACTCATTGGGTGGGACGAGATATTACAGGGTGGCCTGGCCGAATCGGCCACGGTAATGAGCTGGCAGGGCGAGGCGGGCGGTATAGCCGCGGCAAAAATGCACCACCATGTGGTGATGACACCACTGCCTTATATGTATTTTGATGCCCCGCAGGCCGCCGAGGATCTGGAACCGGTGGGATGGAACCCAACGGTAACCTGGCAAATGGTGTACAATTACGAACCCATGTCTAAAGAGCTTAACGCCGAAGAGGCCAAATACATTTTAGGCGCCCAGGGCAATATCTGGGCCGAAAAAGTGCCCACTGCAACACACCTGCAATACATGGTTTACCCGCGTGCTTTAGCGGTAGCCGAATTAACCTGGTCGGCAGCGGAAAATAAAGATATAGATAGATTTGCCTATAAGATGAAGCAGCAATACGGCTACTTCAAACTCTGGAACTGGAATGCCCGCCTGCCCGATATTGTGGGTATGGATAACATTGTAACCAACAGCAACCAGTTTGGCCTGGTGCTTAAATATCCGCTGTTGGGCGCGCAGGTACGTTATTCGCTTAACGGCAAAATGCCCGATAGCACCGCTAAACCACAATCGTTCCCCATAAAAATCAATACCATGCTGCAGGATACCTTCAACATTAAAACTTATACTACCTGGACGCTGAATAAGCAGCATATTTTGCAGGAGGCCATGATCAGGCATGTGGATGTTAAGCCCGTGGTTATCGACCAGGCTGCGTTTACCCCCGGCTTCAGCTACCGGCTATTTAAAAGCAAGGAATACAATATTGATAAAGTAGATACCACACAGGTGGTTACAACTGCTATCATCAATTCGGCCACGCCAATGGTGCTGCCGGTAACAGACGGAAACCTCACTTGGGTAAAAGTAAACGGCTTCATCCGGATTAATTCCGACGGTGATTACCAGCTTACTTCGGGCTTTTTAGTTAGCCCGGCGCTGTTTATCAACGGCGAGCAGATCATATACCGGGGTAAGGATAAGTACGCGCAGCCGCAAAAGGGGATGCTGCATCTTAAAAAGGGAGCCTATGCCATTAGTGGTCATTATATTGCCGATAATACCAACCGTAACGAGGATTTGCTGATTATCAAAGCTGACGATGGTAAGGTAATAGATCCACAGGTTTATATGTTCCATCAATAA
- a CDS encoding SDR family oxidoreductase, producing the protein MESTTAFQHKNTISILGCGWYGLALAKALINDGIKVKGSTTSEQKIALLADEGIEPYLVNFSADDETYNADFFDCEVLFIAIPPKARSGAGAEFIPKIQRIISAIERHSVKKVVFISSTGVYADLNCEVDERTPPLPDTESGKILLEAENLFKNDPAFKTTIIRFAGLIGPGRNPGRFFAGKKNIPNGNAPVNLIHLDDCIGLTKAIIGHHAFGYLFNGCAPDHPVKSVFYTQAAINSGLDKPDFIDELKEWKIVKSENLEAILGYQFKQHLRSSDTFA; encoded by the coding sequence TTGGAGAGTACAACTGCATTTCAGCACAAAAACACCATCAGTATATTAGGCTGCGGCTGGTATGGCCTGGCATTAGCAAAAGCGCTGATTAACGATGGGATAAAGGTAAAAGGGTCAACCACATCGGAGCAAAAAATAGCTTTGCTGGCTGATGAAGGAATTGAGCCATACCTGGTCAATTTCTCCGCAGATGACGAAACCTATAACGCTGATTTCTTTGATTGCGAAGTACTTTTTATCGCGATACCCCCAAAAGCCAGATCGGGCGCCGGTGCCGAATTTATTCCTAAAATACAGCGCATTATAAGCGCTATTGAGCGGCATAGTGTAAAAAAGGTTGTTTTTATAAGTTCGACGGGAGTATATGCCGATTTGAACTGCGAGGTAGATGAGCGCACCCCTCCGTTGCCGGATACAGAATCGGGCAAAATTCTGCTGGAAGCCGAAAACTTGTTCAAAAATGACCCGGCATTTAAAACAACCATTATCCGCTTCGCGGGATTAATCGGCCCCGGCCGAAATCCCGGACGGTTCTTTGCGGGTAAAAAAAATATCCCAAATGGGAATGCGCCGGTTAACCTCATTCACCTGGATGATTGCATAGGACTAACAAAAGCTATTATTGGCCACCATGCCTTTGGATATCTTTTTAACGGATGTGCACCAGATCATCCTGTAAAATCGGTGTTCTATACCCAGGCAGCCATAAATTCCGGACTTGATAAGCCCGACTTTATAGATGAATTGAAAGAGTGGAAAATTGTAAAGAGCGAGAATTTGGAAGCTATCCTAGGATATCAATTTAAGCAGCATTTGAGAAGCTCTGATACATTTGCCTGA
- a CDS encoding MBG domain-containing protein, with amino-acid sequence MRKLYLIAICFILLFFSERIYGQAPAISYSGAVKFTVGTKATLAAPRNTGGAIPKEIYSKVSTLAGSGYYGYKDTLVKYARFENPTSLAFDSKGNMFITDANLNMVRKISVNGVVSTFAGNPKKGVKNGQDTAARFNYPTGVIVDKNDNVYVADFGNNMIRKITPKGLVSTFAGGVNDGYKDANGTDARFSHPYGLALDPLSGGIIVADTYNNRIRMISSTGDVITLVGTGAPGRKDGYPGQATFYVPYAVATDKKGNIYVADQGNNCIRKISNYTTVSTFSDTTYTSAYGVAVDNLNRVYLSTVEAFSIIQFDSNGKQTSPLPFSGGSYKTYNDATDTLSSYRGSMGLTFDGQNNIIVADAGNGRIRKVAVNGYTVHPRLPAGLGIDSTGVISGVPLSISPATDYTVTAYNSSGSSSAKVNITVGIGSQTITFNKLQAVTYGAVDYSPLATSTDTVIKIRYNSSDTTVATIVKDKIHIKGAGTTTITANQDGNANYKAALPVSQPLTVNKAVLTVTADDKIKTILKDNPALTVSYKGFVYGQDTTVILTRPSISTTATTNSAAGTYPITATGATAKNYTFNYVAGKLIVAPVPVITATGSTTIVKGGSVTLSASPSTGYTYQWAVDGKEITGATTNSYIATKTGAYTVAITANNYTTYSLYISVLSQLQLPPNNFNISVVSATCKGSNNGLIHIAALQKLKYTAALTGNGLSKSYPFTDSLTVNNLSPGEYSICFSVDGEIFSQCFQLKVTEPKDLSVYSTVDPKLNNLNLQLDGGTSFQIVLNSVTYNTTQKEISLPLSAGYNKLSITTDNLCQGVIEKVIIVADKVVPFPNPFQNVLNVNIGNQTINNVGVNVINTMSGKTVLNSKYTNQSGVIQLDMSALPNGVYYLNLNLDNNKSGYKIVKK; translated from the coding sequence ATGAGGAAACTTTACCTTATCGCTATTTGCTTTATCCTGTTGTTTTTTTCAGAACGCATTTATGGCCAGGCTCCCGCAATCAGTTACAGCGGTGCAGTGAAATTTACAGTAGGCACAAAAGCAACCCTTGCCGCGCCCAGGAATACAGGCGGAGCAATACCCAAAGAAATTTATTCAAAAGTTAGTACGTTGGCCGGCAGCGGATACTATGGCTACAAAGACACCCTGGTTAAGTATGCCAGGTTTGAAAATCCTACCAGCCTGGCTTTTGATAGTAAAGGAAACATGTTTATAACAGATGCCAATTTAAACATGGTAAGGAAAATTTCGGTTAATGGTGTAGTAAGTACATTTGCGGGCAATCCCAAAAAAGGTGTGAAAAACGGTCAGGATACCGCCGCAAGGTTTAACTACCCAACCGGTGTTATTGTAGATAAAAACGACAATGTTTATGTTGCCGATTTTGGAAATAACATGATCAGGAAGATTACGCCCAAGGGTTTGGTAAGTACTTTTGCCGGTGGTGTTAATGATGGCTACAAGGACGCTAATGGTACTGATGCCCGTTTTAGCCATCCATATGGACTGGCTTTAGATCCTTTGTCCGGTGGTATCATAGTTGCCGATACTTATAACAATAGGATAAGGATGATTTCATCGACAGGAGATGTTATAACTCTTGTGGGAACGGGTGCACCGGGCAGGAAAGATGGGTATCCCGGGCAGGCAACGTTTTATGTGCCGTATGCAGTTGCGACAGATAAGAAAGGGAATATTTATGTTGCCGACCAGGGCAATAATTGCATCAGGAAAATTTCTAACTACACAACTGTCTCCACTTTTTCTGATACCACTTACACATCAGCTTATGGCGTCGCCGTAGATAACCTGAACCGTGTATACCTTTCAACTGTAGAAGCATTCAGCATCATTCAGTTTGACAGTAATGGTAAACAAACCAGCCCGTTACCATTTTCAGGCGGCTCTTATAAAACTTATAATGATGCTACCGATACGCTGAGCAGTTACCGGGGCAGCATGGGCTTAACGTTTGATGGCCAAAATAATATCATTGTTGCGGACGCGGGTAACGGCCGTATTCGTAAAGTGGCTGTAAACGGTTACACTGTTCATCCGCGTTTGCCGGCGGGCCTTGGCATTGATAGCACGGGGGTAATTAGTGGGGTACCTTTATCTATATCGCCTGCAACAGATTATACCGTTACGGCCTATAATAGCTCGGGCTCGTCAAGTGCAAAAGTAAATATTACGGTCGGTATCGGCTCGCAAACTATTACATTTAATAAACTACAGGCTGTTACCTACGGTGCTGTTGATTACAGCCCCCTGGCCACAAGTACCGATACCGTGATCAAGATTCGTTACAACAGTAGTGATACCACTGTGGCAACCATTGTTAAAGATAAAATACACATTAAAGGCGCAGGTACAACCACCATAACCGCCAACCAGGATGGGAATGCCAATTATAAGGCGGCCTTGCCTGTTAGCCAGCCCTTAACAGTTAATAAAGCGGTTTTAACGGTTACTGCAGATGATAAAATAAAAACCATCCTTAAAGACAATCCGGCTTTAACCGTTAGTTATAAGGGCTTTGTTTATGGGCAGGATACAACTGTAATACTTACCAGGCCTTCCATCAGTACCACGGCAACCACAAATTCCGCAGCGGGTACTTACCCCATAACCGCGACAGGGGCTACTGCAAAAAATTACACGTTCAATTATGTGGCCGGCAAGCTGATTGTGGCACCCGTGCCTGTAATTACAGCTACAGGGTCAACAACCATCGTTAAGGGTGGCAGTGTTACGCTGTCGGCTTCCCCATCAACCGGCTATACCTATCAATGGGCGGTTGATGGGAAGGAAATAACCGGAGCCACAACTAATTCCTATATAGCTACCAAAACAGGGGCTTATACAGTTGCCATCACCGCAAATAATTACACTACTTATTCATTATATATCAGCGTTTTATCGCAGCTGCAACTGCCGCCCAATAATTTCAATATCAGCGTTGTAAGTGCAACCTGTAAGGGAAGTAACAATGGGCTCATCCATATAGCGGCATTGCAAAAACTTAAATATACTGCGGCATTAACAGGAAACGGGCTGAGCAAATCTTATCCCTTTACCGATTCATTAACGGTGAACAACCTGTCGCCAGGCGAGTACAGTATTTGTTTTTCGGTTGACGGCGAAATTTTCAGCCAGTGCTTCCAGCTAAAAGTTACCGAACCGAAGGACTTGTCGGTTTACTCCACTGTTGATCCAAAGCTTAATAATTTGAATTTACAGCTGGATGGCGGTACATCGTTCCAAATAGTATTGAATAGCGTAACCTATAATACTACACAAAAGGAAATTAGCCTTCCGCTGTCTGCCGGTTACAATAAACTCAGCATCACAACAGATAACTTATGCCAGGGCGTAATTGAAAAAGTTATTATAGTTGCCGATAAGGTTGTACCATTTCCCAATCCGTTTCAAAATGTGCTTAATGTTAATATTGGTAACCAAACTATTAATAACGTGGGTGTAAACGTGATTAATACCATGAGCGGTAAAACTGTGTTGAATAGCAAATACACCAATCAATCGGGCGTAATACAGCTTGATATGTCGGCCCTTCCAAATGGGGTGTATTATCTTAATTTAAACCTGGATAACAATAAATCCGGCTATAAAATTGTAAAAAAATGA
- a CDS encoding lipocalin family protein gives MKKEILATSVVLGLAAAAALALQQAKEKPLETVNYVDIKKYLGTWFEVAAFEQPFEKGCSCTSATYGLNKDGSIIVKNRCIKGNKLKVTEGRATVTDRGVNSKLDVQFFWPFKGKYWIIDLAKDYSYAMVGHPNRKFLWILSRRPTLDDQTYNQLMVRAANKGFDIRRLVKTEQIGDLSGI, from the coding sequence ATGAAGAAAGAAATCTTGGCAACTTCTGTAGTATTGGGTTTGGCCGCTGCTGCTGCTTTGGCATTGCAACAGGCAAAAGAAAAACCTTTGGAAACCGTAAATTACGTCGACATAAAAAAATACCTGGGCACCTGGTTCGAGGTAGCCGCTTTTGAGCAGCCTTTTGAAAAAGGATGTTCCTGTACATCGGCAACCTATGGCCTAAATAAGGATGGCAGCATCATTGTTAAAAACAGGTGTATAAAAGGCAATAAACTTAAAGTAACCGAGGGGCGGGCTACCGTGACCGATAGAGGCGTTAACTCCAAACTTGACGTGCAGTTTTTTTGGCCTTTTAAAGGAAAGTATTGGATTATCGACCTGGCTAAAGATTACAGCTATGCTATGGTTGGACACCCTAATCGCAAATTTTTGTGGATTTTGAGCCGCAGGCCAACGCTGGATGACCAAACTTATAACCAACTAATGGTGCGTGCTGCAAACAAAGGATTTGACATACGGCGGCTGGTAAAAACCGAGCAAATAGGGGATCTGTCGGGGATATAA
- a CDS encoding GH92 family glycosyl hydrolase — MRLSWCPKVVLLLFCLAAGRTAYAQTYGKYVNPFIGTSATGHTFPGATVPFGLVQLSPETGNFGWNYCSGYRYEDSVITGFAHTHLSGTGGVDLGDVLFFPFQGNDPQKFTSKFSHQTEKASPGYYEVVLSDHNIKAQLTATAHTGLHRYTFNKSGKSHLLIDMQSGLVEDAEQLKEHVSEGSITINSKTNISGYANTSQWVEKKVFFTATFGKAFTGYHFIDGDAHRRLVVDFDSQPGETIEARVAISTVSTDGALKNLAGETGNKTFAQVKTGAAKVWENYFSRLKAEGGDEQKTAFYTSVYHALIQPNNIADVDGKYRGADGLVHQSADKVYYSTLSLWDIYRAAHPLYTLICPDKDGQMVETMLQHFNIAKLLPVWTLFGKESYAMIGNHAVPVIVDASLKGIKGFDKEQAFAAIKATLTINKNPKYNWDLYMKYGYLPSDSVKREAVSRTLEAAYDDWCAAQLAKLLGKTADYNYFSKRSSFYKNLFDKSTNLMRGKLADGNWVQPFARLDSGQLAIGGDYTEGNAWQYTWQVQQDILELMKLMGGRRAFLTKLDSLFSMDSKVFGKGSTLDVTGLIGQYAHGNEPNHHIDYLYTLAGDAAKTQRLVRQIADQFYQNKPDGLSGNDDCGQMSAWYIFTAMGFYPVNPADGKYVFGAPQLSKISLALPGNKNFAIIARNLTVANKYVKSISLNGKPYMKNYISHKDILKGGKLLFVMGDKGNEALKK; from the coding sequence ATGAGGTTATCCTGGTGCCCGAAAGTCGTTTTGTTGCTATTTTGCCTTGCTGCGGGTCGTACAGCCTATGCCCAAACATATGGTAAATATGTAAACCCTTTTATAGGCACATCGGCAACCGGTCATACATTTCCCGGCGCTACCGTTCCCTTCGGATTGGTGCAGCTAAGTCCCGAGACCGGCAACTTTGGCTGGAATTATTGCTCGGGCTATCGTTATGAAGATAGCGTGATTACCGGTTTTGCCCATACCCATTTAAGCGGCACCGGCGGCGTTGATTTGGGCGATGTACTGTTCTTTCCATTCCAGGGGAATGACCCCCAAAAATTCACGAGCAAATTCTCGCACCAAACAGAAAAAGCGTCCCCGGGGTACTATGAGGTTGTTTTAAGCGATCACAACATCAAGGCACAGCTTACAGCCACAGCACATACCGGTTTGCATCGTTATACATTTAACAAATCCGGCAAGTCGCATTTGCTTATTGATATGCAAAGCGGCCTGGTTGAGGATGCCGAACAATTGAAAGAACATGTGTCTGAAGGTAGCATTACCATCAATAGTAAAACGAACATCAGCGGGTATGCCAATACCAGTCAATGGGTTGAGAAGAAGGTGTTTTTTACCGCTACGTTCGGTAAGGCCTTTACCGGCTATCATTTTATTGATGGCGATGCCCATCGCCGATTGGTTGTTGATTTTGACAGCCAGCCCGGCGAAACTATTGAAGCCAGGGTTGCCATATCCACGGTCAGCACCGATGGAGCCCTTAAAAATCTTGCTGGCGAAACGGGCAATAAAACCTTTGCACAGGTTAAAACCGGGGCGGCCAAAGTTTGGGAAAACTATTTTTCCCGGTTGAAGGCCGAGGGAGGAGACGAGCAGAAAACAGCCTTTTATACCAGTGTTTATCATGCCCTTATCCAACCCAATAATATTGCCGATGTAGATGGCAAATACCGCGGAGCTGATGGCTTAGTGCATCAATCTGCCGATAAGGTTTATTATTCTACGTTATCGCTGTGGGATATCTACCGGGCAGCTCATCCGCTGTATACCCTCATCTGCCCCGATAAAGACGGGCAGATGGTCGAGACTATGCTGCAGCACTTCAACATAGCCAAATTATTGCCGGTATGGACATTGTTTGGCAAAGAAAGCTACGCCATGATAGGTAACCATGCTGTCCCGGTTATAGTTGATGCCAGCCTGAAAGGGATTAAAGGGTTTGATAAAGAACAAGCATTTGCAGCCATAAAAGCTACCCTGACTATTAATAAAAATCCCAAATACAATTGGGACTTGTATATGAAATATGGCTACCTGCCGTCAGACTCAGTAAAGCGCGAGGCGGTATCGCGTACGCTGGAGGCTGCTTATGATGATTGGTGCGCCGCTCAGTTAGCCAAATTGCTGGGCAAAACGGCTGATTATAATTACTTCAGTAAACGGTCTTCCTTCTACAAAAACCTGTTCGATAAATCAACCAACCTGATGCGGGGTAAACTGGCCGATGGCAATTGGGTACAACCATTTGCCCGTTTGGATAGTGGGCAATTGGCCATAGGCGGCGATTATACCGAAGGCAACGCCTGGCAATACACCTGGCAGGTACAACAGGACATTCTGGAATTAATGAAATTGATGGGAGGTAGGCGAGCCTTCCTAACCAAACTCGATTCGCTGTTTAGTATGGACTCCAAGGTTTTTGGTAAAGGCTCAACACTGGATGTTACCGGGTTGATAGGGCAGTATGCGCATGGCAATGAGCCAAACCACCATATTGATTATTTATATACGCTTGCCGGCGATGCTGCTAAAACGCAACGGCTGGTAAGGCAAATTGCCGATCAGTTTTACCAAAACAAACCCGACGGTTTATCGGGGAATGATGATTGCGGGCAAATGTCGGCATGGTATATTTTTACAGCCATGGGCTTTTACCCGGTTAACCCGGCCGATGGTAAATATGTGTTTGGTGCGCCCCAGTTGAGTAAGATTAGCCTGGCATTACCCGGTAATAAAAATTTTGCGATCATAGCCAGGAACCTAACGGTAGCCAATAAATACGTGAAGAGTATCAGCCTGAATGGGAAGCCTTACATGAAGAATTATATCAGCCATAAAGATATTTTGAAAGGCGGGAAGCTGCTTTTTGTGATGGGGGATAAGGGAAACGAGGCCTTAAAAAAATGA